A region of Heteronotia binoei isolate CCM8104 ecotype False Entrance Well chromosome 2, APGP_CSIRO_Hbin_v1, whole genome shotgun sequence DNA encodes the following proteins:
- the LOC132567154 gene encoding complement factor D-like has protein sequence MGGFSFWALFLWAGVFHLCEARPRGRILRGQETLPHQRPYMVSLQVAGKHICGGFLIADQWVLSAAHCLEDAGNETLRVLVGAHSLSEAEPNKRLLEVKALFPHPNSSVGNNHDDLLLIQLGERASINVDVQVLVFQREDRDVPAGTQCEVAGWGFISNTGRLPDKLHHVELSVISRTVCNTRIHYDGDITEKLMCTESKKKDSCKGDSGGPLVCNGVAEGVVATGARICGYWKKPGIYTRIPPYINWIESVWAMTQQPTEGPKAAAGP, from the exons AGGCCAGGCCTCGAGGCCGAATTCTGCGGGGACAGGAGACGCTTCCCCACCAACGACCCTACATGGTCTCCTTACAAGTCGCCGGGAAGCACATCTGCGGAGGTTTCCTCATCGCTGACCAGTGGGTGCTGAGCGCAGCTCATTGCTTGGAGGATGC GGGCAACGAGACGTTACGGGTCCTGGTGGGGGCACATTCCCTCTCGGAGGCAGAACCAAACAAGCGCCTGCTGGAAGTCAAAGCGCTCTTCCCCCACCCAAACAGCAGTGTCGGGAACAACCACGATGACCTCTTGCTCATCCAG ctagGTGAGAGAGCGTCAATCAACGTGGATGTGCAAGTCCTGGTTTTTCAGAGGGAAGACAGGGACGTGCCGGCGGGGACGCAGTGCGAGGTGGCCGGGTGGGGGTTCATCAGCAACACTGGCAGACTTCCTGATAAACTGCATCACGTAGAGCTGTCCGTCATCAGCCGGACCGTCTGCAACACGCGGATCCATTATGACGGCGACATTACGGAAAAGCTGATGTGTACAGAATCCAAGAAGAAAGATTCATGCAAG GGGGACTCTGGCGGGCCTCTCGTTTGCAATGGGGTGGCCGAAGGTGTGGTGGCCACGGGCGCCCGGATCTGCGGCTACTGGAAGAAGCCCGGCATTTACACCCGGATCCCGCCCTATATTAACTGGATCGAGAGTGTCTGGGCTATGACGCAACAGCCGACGGAGGGGCCCAAGGCAGCTGCTGGGCCTTAA